The Spinacia oleracea cultivar Varoflay chromosome 2, BTI_SOV_V1, whole genome shotgun sequence DNA segment TGCATATCTAGTCCATCTTGTTGTTATGTAACGATCTGGAATTGTATTGATTGAATGTAAATGCAATattctcaaacaatggaagcacaACCATCCAGATTCTTCAAAGTTTTTGCATGTGCAAGTGACGGTTGAATCTTCCATTTTGTATTGAACTTCTTGCCTTGATCCTGTTAGATTATTTACATATAATATTATTCAAAAGAACATCTACTCCAATTATTAAATAAAgatttatagttttttttacCTGTTATTCCTTCTATCCACACCTCAAAAAATACTGTTCTTCCAACATTTCCCTTGAACTTTGCACTACTTGCCACAGAAAGCTTGAACTCTTCTTCAAAATCACGGAAAAGTGTTATCGTGTATATATTTGCTGCCTGTTTTAATATAGCACTCATACTTAGCTCTGAAGTAGGTATTCCCCTTTTACAGTCAAAGTCGTCTTTTTCTTCGATTTTTCTCCATCGATTTATTGTAGCTTGAAAAATACTATAGAACTCTGTTAATGTTGTACTTTTATTTGCTTTAAATCCAACAGCATGGTTTGTAGTTTCACTTCTTTGTGAATAAAGTATACcggcagaaaaaaaaatctttacttaaagctGTACACCATTTTTCTTTAAGACCATACAATCTGTTGAACCAGTCATCCTTTTCCAGCTTAAAAGTGTTGATCATAGATTTCcaagtttcttcaaaatcatttgGTGTTATACACCCACTTAAACACTTGTAGAATgcatttttgaagtttttatcAGATTTCAATAAACCAAACCTACTGTTTGCATTTTTACTCAAGTGCCACAAACATAACCTGTGTCTTGAAGAAGGAAAAACCtgaaaaacaataatgaatatCTATAGTTCcacaaatagtaactatattttataaagagttactatattgtcaaaatagtaactatattgtattaagagttactatattgtcaaaacagttactatattttataaagagttactataatttcagaatagtaactatattgtattaagagttactatattgtcaaaatagtaactaaattttataaagagttactatattgtcaaaatagtaactatagtttataaagagttactatacttGATCTCAAATTAAGATATAGTATTTTCTGAAAGAGAAACTATATTacattaagagttactatatgtaaaGAAGGGTaactataaacaataaatagtaatgtttttaattatactcagtaactatattatataaagagttactatttTCAAAAAAGGGAAACTATAAATTATAAAGAGTaattatatgtaaaagttatagtAATTacaaacagttactatatgtaatagacagtaactataatatatgaagAGGTACCTGTTCTATTCCAGCAGCAATAGCTGCATCTTGATCAGTGAAAATTGATATAGGGTGCTTTCCTCCCATAGCCTTCAGAAAAGTTTCAAACACCCAAACAAAAGATTCTGTGGTTTCATCCCCAATGAAAGAACAAGCAAACATTGTGTTTTTCCAATGGTTATTGAGACCAACAAATGGAGCACATATGAGATTGTACTTATTTGTTCTGAATGTAGTATCAAAAACTAGAACATCTCCATATATTTTGTAATCTTCTCTCATCATAGAATCCCTCCAAAATAGACACTCAACTTTTCCTTCATCATTGAGTGTTACTCGGAAAAAGAACTCAGGATCTATTGATTGTAAGTCATACAGTTTGTTCACTAGTGTTTGTGAATCCTTGCCATcaatttgcttcatttttaactTGTAGCAGTAGTTTAGATGATCAATCATCGTATGACCTACACAGTCGTCTCCACCAGTTTCTGTTGACATATATCTATAAGACTCCATTGGTCTTAGACAACATTCTGACATTGCCTCAATAGCTTCTTTTTTGGGCTCTGTCATTTGTCGTTCCGATCGGTGGAGATAATTACTTATTTCTCTTGTCAATGGGTGATTATGTACCACTACATgcttttttatttcaaaatctcCATTTTGGTTCATATTTGCAAATATTTGAGCTTCACATTTTGTTCTTGTTATCATAACTCTCtttctcctttctttcttctttgcaTCTGATTGATCATCTTCATTTTTGAGTTCTTTGTTTTTAGGAGGGTCTCTTATTCCAGCAGCAGAGCAGTTGAAGTATTTTCCATTAACAATTGtggttccttctttatatctatTCTTCCCTTTTCGTACACTAAAACCAATAATAGCAGCATGTTTGCAATATAGATCATAAATCTCATCGGTTGTTTTCCTTGCTTCTCCAATTAAGCTGCCATCTAATTCTTTATCAATGTTTTGTTTCTGCTCATTATTTGGATTTTCAAAGATGTTGTGGTTTGTATCAATTGAATGTATTATTGAACATGTACAATAATACATTCAATTGATACAAACCACGATAAGCCATCAATTGAATGTATTATTGAACCTGTACATATGCATCGCATAACGTGAACCTTTTCTTTCTCCCCAAGCTTTCTCTCGGTGCACGATAGCCTTATCGTGCTCCGTTGCCATGGCACGAAAAACTGGGGGAAAAGGGCAAGGTAGCAAGCATAATTCTCATGGAAATGTGACGACGAAGCCTCGTGGACCTTCATCAGATTCGCAGGCTCTCAGAACGCGTCCGATTGATGAACTATTAGGCGTGGAGGCACTGGATTTTGGAATGGAGAATGAAATTCTCACTCCGAAATCAAGTGTGCAACATCTTCAACTGAGATCAGAGGTGCGACACTCATTCAATGAGTGGATGCAGCAGATTCGCCATTCTTCTGAGTTGGTGCGTCAAAACAGAGCAAACATGGATGTAGGTACAATTTCTGTCCCTATTTTGCATCAATTGGATGAGATATCTGTGCATAATAATGATGAAGTTGGTAGCATATCTGATAAATCAGTTTCGAATAAATCAGTTGAAAATCTAGACCCTATTCAGATTGATTTGGATGACATTCAGGAAGAAATAGAATTCTGGAATTATGCTATTTTGTGCTATGTTGTTGGTGCTAATCCACCTGCTCATGTTATGGAGGGTTTTGTTAGACGAATATGGAAGAATTACAAGCTTGATAAGGTAGTCATGGTGAAAAAAGGGATGTTCCTAGTTCGATTTCACACTATGGACATGAGGGATAAGGTGTTAACAGGACACTTTTTCTTTGATGGTAAACCATTGATCATGAAGCCATGGAGTGTAGATATGGACATGGAGAAGGAGGAGATTAGGTCTGTTCCTATATGGATCCAATTAAAACTTAATATcaaataggaaaatttggtaatattaatccaacctttgaccgattttcttttattaagcccacctacgacatattttttaataatcccacctttattacccaacaacttttattgggcccaacaggtcataaaactgttgtaagcggcattatttctctacatggcagtactctctctcgatatattcagtcatcatcatcaattcatcaccatctcattgactttttcaccgattaccggccacttaagcccaataaaagtcgtcgggtagtaaaggtgggattattaaaaaatatgtcgtaggtgggattaataaaagaaaatcggccaaaggttggattaatattaccaaattttcctatcaAATATTGGGGGGAAAAGGCACTCTTCAAAATTGTGAATCAAATAGGGAAACCTGTGAAAAGAGATTCTGCCACTACTAATAGGGATAAGTTTCACTTTGCTAGGGTTTTAGTGGACATGCCTATTACTCACAGTTTGCCTGATCAAGTTTCTTTCATGGATGAACATGGTGAATTGATTAAGGTAGACATAAAGTATGAATGGAAACCTAGTAAGTGTGGGGTGTGTAAGATGGTGGGACACCAAGATGCTTAATGTAGGCAGGGTACTAGGAAAGTTTGGGTGCAGAAACACTCAGTGCAGCCAGTGAAACCAATGGTGCAAGCTCCTGCAATGGATCAAGAGGGTTTTCAACAAGCTCTTAGGCCTATCAGAGTGAGAAACTCAATTGCAGCACCAACACACTTGAAAAACACTTTTCATTTGTTAAATGAAGAGGAAATTGGTGAAGTTGAACCTATAGTAGTGGAGGTGGACATTGAAGATGGGGCAGGTGAGCTAGGAGGAGGGAACTCCTCCCACTCTTATGGATAGAATTGTAACTCGGAATGTCAGGGGTCTTAATTTAGCTCATAAGCAAGGTGTAGTGAAGCATTTCATTCACAAACACCATGTGGGGCTAGTAGGACTTCTGGAGCATAAGGTGAAGGTTCCTAATCTTGGGACTCTTTaccaaaaattatttttgaattggtGTTTCACTAGTAATAGCAGTTATCATGATGGGGGTAGGATTGTGCTTGCTTGGAATCCTAGCAGGTTTGTTGTGACTATTCTACAAGTTACAAGCCAGCTTATTCACTGCTTGGTTAAGCCAGTGGGTGGTTCTTATAGTTTTTATTGTACTTTCATCTATGCCTTCAATGAAAGTCATAAGAGATTGGATCTTTGGAGTGATCTCAAAGCTTTATACACTCAGGATGCTTGGATTATGTGTGGTGATTTTAATTGTGTAATGACCACTGAAGAGAAGATTGGGGCTTCTGTTAGGAATGCTGAGATTGTGGATATATGTCAATGTATGCATTTCTGTGGAATGGAAGATATTAAGAGTGTGGGGAATTATTACACTTGGAACAATAAACAGCAAGGTGCTGCCAGAGTATTTTCAAAGCTTGACAGAATTATGGCAAATTCTAATTGGCAAACTCAATTTCCCACAGCTGAGGTTTGTTTTATGAATGAGGGCACCTTTGATCATTCCCCTGGTTTGCTTACTGTTTATCCTAGAACTGGAGGGGGAAAGAAgccttttaaatatttcactatGTGGAAGAGTTCTCCTGATTTTCTCTCTATCATTCAGCAACAATGGAACAAGCAATTTCATGGCACAAAGATGTATGTGGTTGTTAACAAATTGAAGCAAGTTAAGGGTGCTTTGAAGTATCTGAATAGATTGGGTTTCTCTGATATTCAGGCTGCATATATTAAGGCATTTAATGATATGAATGCAGCTCAACAGGCTATGCATCTGAATCCTTCTGATGTAACTTTGGCTGATCTGGAACTACAGGCTATCAGTGAATATAGATTAAAACATCAGGCATATTTGGATTTTTTGAGACAAAAAGAAAAGATGGATTGGCTCAAAGCAGGTGATGAAAACACTGCTCTTTTTCACCAGAGCATCAGACAGAGAAGAACTCTGAATCAAATTTATAGTATTCATGATATGCATGGCAATTGGAAAGAAGATTCTACTGAGGTGTCTATGGCTTTCTTGGAGTATTATACTTCCTTATTGGGTACTACTCAGACCAATAGGAAAGCAGTTCTCAGTCAAGTGGTCCAACTAGGTCCACTCATAAATGATCAACATAGAGCAATTCTGAATGGTCCATACACTGCAGATGAAGTAAGGAAGGCTTTGTTTTCTATTCCTGGGGTTAAAGCTCCAGGTCCAGATGGTTTTGGTACCTTTTTCTTTAAAGATGCCTGGAGTATTGTTGGTGATGAAGTGATGGCTGCTGTTTTAGATGTtctacagcaaaggaagctttTGAAAGAGCTTAATCACACAGTGATCACTCTTATTCCTAAGATTAAATGTCCTAATACTGTGAGTGATTTTAGACCCATCTCTTGCTGTAACACATTGTATAAGTGTGTTACTAAGGTGCTGTGTAATAGGCTTAGACAAATCTTACCTgatttgatcatggaaaatcaggGTGGTTTTGTTCATGGAAGGCACATTGTCCATAACATTATGGTGGTGCAGGACTTAGTGAAGCATTATGTTAGGAAGGATGTCAAAACTAGCTGCTTAATGAAGATTGACTTACAAAAAGCTTATGATACTGTGGATTGAAATTTCTTACAGGAGATGTTGGAGCAATTGGGTTTCAATTCCCTGAACATTTTGTGCATATTGTGATGGAGTGTGTCACCACTCCTATGTTCTCCTTGATGATCAATGGCACTATGCATGGGTTTTTTAAATCTCAGAGAGGGCTAAGACAAGGTGATCCCATGTCTCCTTTGCTCTTTGTCATTTGCATGGAATATTTGTCTAGGGTTCTGCACAACATGAGCTTGCTGCCTTTGTTCCAGTACCATCCAAGGTGTAAAGCTGTAAAGCTCACTCATCTCTGCTTTGCAGATGATCTGATCTTATGCTGCAAAGGTGATTTTGCTTCTATCTATCTGTTGCTACAGGCTTTCAAGCTATTCTCTGATACTTCTGGTTTACAGCCTAACAAAAAGAATCTTCTATCTATTGCTATGGGATGTCTGATTCTGATATTAATAGGGTAGAATTGGTTTCTGGTTTTACCAGAAGTTTTTTGCCTTTCAAGTACTTGGGGGTACCAATTTGTTCTAAGAAAATCACCACAGCTCAGTGTGATATGTTGGTGGACAAGATGATTGCAAGAATTAAAGTTTGGAGCTCCAGGAATCTCTCCTACTCAGCTAGAATGCAACTGATCAATTCAGTCTTATTGAGTTTGCATATGTATTGGGCCCAGGTGTATGTACTCCCTAAGCAAGTTTTATATGAGATTAATAAGATCTGCAGGTCTTTTCTTTGGAGTGGCAAAGCTTACAGCACAAAACCAAGTAATATCTCTTGGGCACAGTCTTGCTGTCACAAGAAAGAGGGTGGTTTAGGCTTCAGAGATGTTGTTAAGTGGAACATTGCACTGATGGGCAAATATGTGTGGGCGGTTGCTTCCAAACAGGATAATGTTTGGATTAAGTGGGTCAATGCTGTATATGTTAAAGATGGGGTTTGGTGGGATTACCAGCCTAATGCTTCAGCCAGCTGGTATTGGAGGAAAGTTTGTGAAACTAAGGAGGTTTCGAAGCAATATTACTCTCAGAATGAGTTTAGTACTATTGCTCAGTACTCAGTTAAAGTGGTATATGAGATATTAATTGAGGCTAGACCTTTGGTCACCTGGGACAGGTTAGTTTGGAATAG contains these protein-coding regions:
- the LOC130467512 gene encoding protein FAR1-RELATED SEQUENCE 5-like, with protein sequence MYYCTCSIIHSIDTNHNIFENPNNEQKQNIDKELDGSLIGEARKTTDEIYDLYCKHAAIIGFSVRKGKNRYKEGTTIVNGKYFNCSAAGIRDPPKNKELKNEDDQSDAKKKERRKRVMITRTKCEAQIFANMNQNGDFEIKKHVVVHNHPLTREISNYLHRSERQMTEPKKEAIEAMSECCLRPMESYRYMSTETGGDDCVGHTMIDHLNYCYKLKMKQIDGKDSQTLVNKLYDLQSIDPEFFFRVTLNDEGKVECLFWRDSMMREDYKIYGDVLVFDTTFRTNKYNLICAPFVGLNNHWKNTMFACSFIGDETTESFVWVFETFLKAMGGKHPISIFTDQDAAIAAGIEQVFPSSRHRLCLWHLSKNANSRFGLLKSDKNFKNAFYKCLSGCITPNDFEETWKSMINTFKLEKDDWFNRLYGLKEKWCTALKFYSIFQATINRWRKIEEKDDFDCKRGIPTSELSMSAILKQAANIYTITLFRDFEEEFKLSVASSAKFKGNVGRTVFFEVWIEGITGSRQEVQYKMEDSTVTCTCKNFEESGWLCFHCLRILHLHSINTIPDRYITTRWTRYAKKQIWERVDTIKREKGEINNFTGHKIAKARKFIEEKFKTDNKAVDEIIKNEEERKAKEEAAKIAEQEKAKAEAQRETQDGESTNSEITMVLDPDRANTKGKTTSTSKSYSNH